One window of the Salminus brasiliensis chromosome 1, fSalBra1.hap2, whole genome shotgun sequence genome contains the following:
- the rad21a gene encoding double-strand-break repair protein rad21 homolog A isoform X1 yields the protein MFYAHFVLSKRGPLAKIWLAAHWDKKLTKAHVFECNLESSVESIISPKVKMALRTSGHLLLGVVRIYHRKAKYLLADCNEAFIKIKMAFRPGVVDLPEDNREAAYNAITLPEEFHDFDQPLPDLDDIDVAQQFTLNQSRVEEITMREEVGNLSIMADNDFGDFGMDDREIMREESALVDIIHGSSASNLLLEAEPGPAHLPDKSTNLDYDDFGENNLENSDGGILVDKLLSSDGGGGIFDDPPAITDSVMMPPDHGDDDDDFDNFSPPGAPDSPDSGPVEPLPNTTDQTEQTTLVPNEEEAFALEPIDITVKETKAKRKRKLIVDSLKELDSKTIRAQLSDYSDIVTTLDLAPPTKKLMMWKETGGVEKLFSLPAQPLWNGRLLKMFTRCLTPLVPDELRKRRKGGEADSLEEFLKELENPEVPREEQITQRSDVIDQTIVEEPSMLQVSSIEGSRTALDETLMPPPSRQRGVKRKSQEPDAALPPMGILDQSLQPMEQSVLSQQLDMPQVDLPPEDSTNLSRLVPELDLLGEKSKDKDDSEEEEEGEGQGGDQDQEERRWNKRTQQMLHGLQRVVAKTGAQSISLLELCKNNNKKQAAAKFYSFLVLKKQQAVELSQAEPYSDIIATPGPRFHIV from the exons ATGTTTTACGCCCACTTCGTCCTCAGCAAGCGTGGGCCGTTGGCCAAAATTTGGCTAGCGGCCCACTGGGACAAAAAGCTGACCAAAGCCCATGTCTTCGAGTGCAACCTGGAGAGCAGCGTGGAGAGCATCATTTCACCAAAG GTGAAAATGGCTCTGCGCACATCTGGTCACCTTCTCCTGGGTGTGGTGAGGATCTACCATAGGAAAGCCAAGTACCTGCTTGCTGACTGTAATGAAGCATTCATTAAGATCAAAATGGCTTTCCGACCAG GCGTTGTGGATCTTCCCGAAGACAATCGCGAAGCCGCCTACAACGCCATCACCTTGCCGGAGGAGTTCCATGATTTCGATCAGCCCCTTCCAGATCTCGA TGACATAGATGTAGCACAACAGTTCACACTGAACCAGAGCCGAGTGGAGGAGATCACCATGAGGGAGGAAGTGGGCAACCTCAGCATCATGGCAGACAATGACTTTG GTGACTTTGGCATGGATGACCGTGAGATCATGAGGGAGGAGAGTGCCTTGGTTGACATCATCCACGGGTCATCTGCCTCCAATCTTTTGCTGGAAGCAGAGCCTGGTCCTGCCCACCTGCCTGATAAATCGACCAACCTTGACTATGACGACTTTGGAGAGAACAACCTCGAGAACAGTGATGGCGGAATACTTG TGGATAAACTCTTGAGCAGCGATGGAGGTGGAGGAATATTTGATGACCCTCCAGCCATCACCGACAGCGTTATGATGCCCCCAGATCATGGAGACGACGATGATGACTTCGACAACTTCTCCC CGCCTGGCGCTCCGGACAGTCCTGACTCTGGCCCCGTGGAACctctaccaaacaccacagACCAGACAGAACAGACCACTCTGGTGCCTAATGAGGAGGAGGCTTTTGCGCTGGAGCCCATTGATATCACTG TAAAAGAAACCAAGgccaagaggaagaggaagctgATCGTGGACAGCTTGAAGGAACTCGACAGCAAGACCATCCGCGCCCAGCTGAGCGACTACTCCGACATTGTCACCACGCTGGACCTGGCTCCACCCACCAAGAAGCTGATGATGTGGAAGGAGACTGGAGGTGTGGAGAAGCTCTTCTCTCTGCCTGCGCAGCCTCTCTGGAATGGCAGACTGCTTAAG ATGTTCACACGCTGCCTGACGCCGCTGGTGCCAGACGAgctgaggaagagaaggaaggGTGGTGAGGCAGACAGCCTGGAGGAGTTCCTGAAGGAGCTTGAGAATCCTGAGGTTCCCCGTGAGGAGCAGATAACGCAGAGGAGTGACGTTATCG ATCAGACCATAGTGGAGGAGCCCAGCATGCTGCAGGTCTCTTCTATCGAGGGCAGCAGAACGGCTCTGGACGAGACTCTTATGCCACCTCCTTCCAGACAGCGCGGAGTCAAACGCAAGTCCCAGGAGCCTGATGCCGCTCTGCCG CCGATGGGCATCCTCGACCAGTCTCTGCAGCCAATGGAGCAGTCAGTGCTGTCCCAGCAGCTTGATATGCCACAGGTGGACCTCCCACCCGAGGACAGCACCAACCTCTCCAGACTCGTCCCTGAGCTGGACCTGCTGGGAGAGAAAagcaaagacaaagatgacagtgaggaagaggag GAGGGTGAGGGTCAAGGTGGAGACCAGGAccaagaagagaggagatggaaCAAGAGAACCCAGCAGATGCTGCATGGTCTTCAG cgtGTGGTGGCCAAAACTGGCGCCCAGTCAATCAGCCTCCTGGAGCTGTGcaagaacaacaacaagaaaCAAGCCGCTGCCAAGTTCTACAGTTTCCTGGTCCTGAAGAAACAGCAAGCCGTCGAGCTGTCCCAGGCTGAGCCCTACAGCGACATCATCGCCACGCCGGGACCACGGTTCCACATTGTATAG
- the rad21a gene encoding double-strand-break repair protein rad21 homolog A isoform X2: MFYAHWDKKLTKAHVFECNLESSVESIISPKVKMALRTSGHLLLGVVRIYHRKAKYLLADCNEAFIKIKMAFRPGVVDLPEDNREAAYNAITLPEEFHDFDQPLPDLDDIDVAQQFTLNQSRVEEITMREEVGNLSIMADNDFGDFGMDDREIMREESALVDIIHGSSASNLLLEAEPGPAHLPDKSTNLDYDDFGENNLENSDGGILVDKLLSSDGGGGIFDDPPAITDSVMMPPDHGDDDDDFDNFSPPGAPDSPDSGPVEPLPNTTDQTEQTTLVPNEEEAFALEPIDITVKETKAKRKRKLIVDSLKELDSKTIRAQLSDYSDIVTTLDLAPPTKKLMMWKETGGVEKLFSLPAQPLWNGRLLKMFTRCLTPLVPDELRKRRKGGEADSLEEFLKELENPEVPREEQITQRSDVIDQTIVEEPSMLQVSSIEGSRTALDETLMPPPSRQRGVKRKSQEPDAALPPMGILDQSLQPMEQSVLSQQLDMPQVDLPPEDSTNLSRLVPELDLLGEKSKDKDDSEEEEEGEGQGGDQDQEERRWNKRTQQMLHGLQRVVAKTGAQSISLLELCKNNNKKQAAAKFYSFLVLKKQQAVELSQAEPYSDIIATPGPRFHIV; the protein is encoded by the exons ATGTTTTACGCCCACT GGGACAAAAAGCTGACCAAAGCCCATGTCTTCGAGTGCAACCTGGAGAGCAGCGTGGAGAGCATCATTTCACCAAAG GTGAAAATGGCTCTGCGCACATCTGGTCACCTTCTCCTGGGTGTGGTGAGGATCTACCATAGGAAAGCCAAGTACCTGCTTGCTGACTGTAATGAAGCATTCATTAAGATCAAAATGGCTTTCCGACCAG GCGTTGTGGATCTTCCCGAAGACAATCGCGAAGCCGCCTACAACGCCATCACCTTGCCGGAGGAGTTCCATGATTTCGATCAGCCCCTTCCAGATCTCGA TGACATAGATGTAGCACAACAGTTCACACTGAACCAGAGCCGAGTGGAGGAGATCACCATGAGGGAGGAAGTGGGCAACCTCAGCATCATGGCAGACAATGACTTTG GTGACTTTGGCATGGATGACCGTGAGATCATGAGGGAGGAGAGTGCCTTGGTTGACATCATCCACGGGTCATCTGCCTCCAATCTTTTGCTGGAAGCAGAGCCTGGTCCTGCCCACCTGCCTGATAAATCGACCAACCTTGACTATGACGACTTTGGAGAGAACAACCTCGAGAACAGTGATGGCGGAATACTTG TGGATAAACTCTTGAGCAGCGATGGAGGTGGAGGAATATTTGATGACCCTCCAGCCATCACCGACAGCGTTATGATGCCCCCAGATCATGGAGACGACGATGATGACTTCGACAACTTCTCCC CGCCTGGCGCTCCGGACAGTCCTGACTCTGGCCCCGTGGAACctctaccaaacaccacagACCAGACAGAACAGACCACTCTGGTGCCTAATGAGGAGGAGGCTTTTGCGCTGGAGCCCATTGATATCACTG TAAAAGAAACCAAGgccaagaggaagaggaagctgATCGTGGACAGCTTGAAGGAACTCGACAGCAAGACCATCCGCGCCCAGCTGAGCGACTACTCCGACATTGTCACCACGCTGGACCTGGCTCCACCCACCAAGAAGCTGATGATGTGGAAGGAGACTGGAGGTGTGGAGAAGCTCTTCTCTCTGCCTGCGCAGCCTCTCTGGAATGGCAGACTGCTTAAG ATGTTCACACGCTGCCTGACGCCGCTGGTGCCAGACGAgctgaggaagagaaggaaggGTGGTGAGGCAGACAGCCTGGAGGAGTTCCTGAAGGAGCTTGAGAATCCTGAGGTTCCCCGTGAGGAGCAGATAACGCAGAGGAGTGACGTTATCG ATCAGACCATAGTGGAGGAGCCCAGCATGCTGCAGGTCTCTTCTATCGAGGGCAGCAGAACGGCTCTGGACGAGACTCTTATGCCACCTCCTTCCAGACAGCGCGGAGTCAAACGCAAGTCCCAGGAGCCTGATGCCGCTCTGCCG CCGATGGGCATCCTCGACCAGTCTCTGCAGCCAATGGAGCAGTCAGTGCTGTCCCAGCAGCTTGATATGCCACAGGTGGACCTCCCACCCGAGGACAGCACCAACCTCTCCAGACTCGTCCCTGAGCTGGACCTGCTGGGAGAGAAAagcaaagacaaagatgacagtgaggaagaggag GAGGGTGAGGGTCAAGGTGGAGACCAGGAccaagaagagaggagatggaaCAAGAGAACCCAGCAGATGCTGCATGGTCTTCAG cgtGTGGTGGCCAAAACTGGCGCCCAGTCAATCAGCCTCCTGGAGCTGTGcaagaacaacaacaagaaaCAAGCCGCTGCCAAGTTCTACAGTTTCCTGGTCCTGAAGAAACAGCAAGCCGTCGAGCTGTCCCAGGCTGAGCCCTACAGCGACATCATCGCCACGCCGGGACCACGGTTCCACATTGTATAG